From Thermogemmatispora onikobensis, a single genomic window includes:
- the glmU gene encoding bifunctional UDP-N-acetylglucosamine diphosphorylase/glucosamine-1-phosphate N-acetyltransferase GlmU gives MNSTMKTYATVVLAAGKGTRMRSAIPKVLHPLAGLPMLGHVLNAVETIPLTSAFAPLAATITAHRPIVVVGCEAAQVQAAFGERCYYALQAEQLGTGHAVLAAREAVDALSPPPETVLVCYGDTPLISAEMLARVVAHHVESQATITFLTATTEQPSDFGRVVRDASGAVVEIVEVKRATEEQKRIKEVNSGVYCFERRWLWETLPRLARNPFSGEYYLTDLVAIARSQGRTVATVTGALEETVGVNDRVQLAAAEQILRRRILERHMYAGVTIVDPAATYIDAEVSIGPDTVILPGTMITGRTQIGSGCRIGPGTTIESSIIGNRCIIRNSALEEAILEDDVRIGPFSHCRPGAHLARGVRMGNFGEVKNSYIGAETDMHHFSYIGDATVGAHVNIGAGTVTSNYNGITRQKYRTVIEDGAFIGCDTIIVPPVTIGEGAMTGANAVVNRDVPPHALVVGVPARLLRMLDPAAAAAEQASSDAEGGKKE, from the coding sequence GTGAATTCAACAATGAAGACCTATGCGACCGTGGTCCTTGCAGCGGGCAAGGGCACGCGGATGCGTTCAGCCATTCCCAAGGTGCTCCATCCGCTGGCCGGGCTGCCGATGTTAGGCCATGTGCTCAATGCCGTGGAAACCATCCCTCTTACCTCTGCCTTTGCTCCACTGGCAGCCACCATCACCGCCCACCGCCCCATTGTCGTCGTCGGCTGCGAGGCCGCCCAGGTCCAGGCCGCCTTTGGTGAGCGCTGCTACTATGCCCTGCAGGCCGAGCAACTCGGTACCGGCCACGCCGTTCTGGCCGCCCGCGAGGCCGTCGATGCCCTGTCTCCTCCTCCTGAGACGGTGCTCGTCTGCTATGGCGATACCCCGCTCATCAGCGCCGAGATGCTGGCCCGCGTCGTGGCTCACCACGTGGAGAGTCAGGCCACCATCACTTTCTTGACAGCCACCACCGAGCAGCCCTCGGATTTTGGGCGCGTGGTCCGCGATGCCTCGGGCGCCGTTGTGGAGATCGTCGAGGTCAAGCGTGCCACTGAAGAGCAGAAGCGCATTAAAGAGGTGAACTCGGGCGTCTACTGCTTCGAGCGTCGCTGGCTCTGGGAGACCCTGCCCCGCCTCGCACGCAATCCTTTCAGCGGCGAGTACTACCTCACCGATCTGGTGGCCATTGCGCGCTCACAAGGGCGCACCGTTGCGACGGTGACCGGCGCCCTGGAGGAGACGGTAGGTGTGAACGATCGCGTGCAGCTGGCGGCGGCAGAGCAAATCTTGCGGCGCCGCATCCTGGAGCGCCATATGTACGCGGGCGTGACGATCGTCGATCCTGCGGCTACCTACATCGACGCCGAGGTCTCCATCGGACCCGATACGGTCATCTTGCCCGGCACCATGATTACTGGCCGAACGCAAATCGGCTCCGGCTGCCGCATCGGCCCTGGAACCACCATCGAGTCGTCGATCATCGGGAACCGCTGTATCATTCGGAATTCAGCTCTCGAAGAGGCTATTCTCGAAGACGATGTACGGATCGGCCCCTTCAGCCACTGTCGCCCCGGCGCTCATCTGGCTCGTGGTGTGCGCATGGGCAACTTTGGCGAGGTGAAGAACTCGTATATCGGTGCGGAAACCGACATGCATCACTTCAGCTATATCGGTGATGCCACTGTCGGGGCCCATGTCAACATTGGTGCGGGTACAGTCACTTCCAACTATAACGGGATCACACGCCAGAAGTACCGTACGGTCATCGAGGACGGGGCCTTCATTGGCTGCGATACGATCATCGTGCCGCCCGTGACCATCGGTGAGGGAGCCATGACGGGCGCCAACGCAGTGGTGAACCGCGACGTGCCTCCCCATGCGCTGGTGGTTGGTGTGCCCGCCCGTCTGCTGCGCATGCTCGATCCCGCGGCAGCAGCAGCAGAACAGGCCTCCTCAGACGCGGAAGGAGGCAAAAAGGAGTAA
- a CDS encoding hemolysin family protein has translation MDADGIPLVRIATALSLSLPQLDGVAWLQLIILVIALVLCATASAAETALTSVSRIKLKNLVEEGDPQAAELERLLAHPNTFLSTILVVNSIAVIVASSMATVLALRFSTTWGELIATVLISLIVLIFCEITPKTAAVQNPLRWARALSGFVRLAAWLLRPLVWLLGVITSSLASLLGGELKHAGPFVTEEELRLLVSVGEQEGVLEEEEKEMIHSIFEFADTPVREVMVPRIDMITLEADTTVDQAVDVALQGGLSRIPVYEGSLDNILGILYTKDLLKELRQGHHTRLVRELVRPAYFVPETKKLDDLLREIRQRRTHMAIVVDEYGSVAGLVTIEDLMEEIVGDIKDEYDREENLYERMSDTEYIVDAKMNIDDFNELMGTKLDNEDYETLGGFLYAQLDKIPVAGDTITYGDLNLTVLATRGRRITKVRVLRLSNTDAAESEAAPVDQPRLPAPSSSTSTPAPASPEKHRAPAPARQAMAQSPVMREATNLS, from the coding sequence ATGGACGCCGATGGCATACCCCTTGTCAGGATCGCCACCGCTCTCAGCCTCTCTCTCCCCCAGCTCGACGGTGTGGCCTGGCTGCAGCTGATCATCTTGGTCATTGCGCTGGTCCTGTGCGCCACCGCCTCCGCCGCCGAAACCGCGCTGACTTCGGTCAGCCGCATCAAGCTGAAAAACCTCGTCGAGGAGGGTGATCCCCAGGCCGCTGAGCTGGAGCGCCTGCTGGCCCACCCGAACACGTTCCTCTCGACGATCCTGGTGGTCAACAGCATCGCGGTGATCGTGGCCTCCAGTATGGCCACGGTCCTGGCCTTGCGCTTCTCAACCACCTGGGGCGAGCTGATCGCAACTGTGCTCATCTCGCTGATCGTCCTGATCTTCTGTGAGATTACACCGAAAACTGCTGCTGTGCAAAACCCTCTGCGCTGGGCGCGCGCCCTCAGTGGCTTCGTGCGCTTGGCCGCCTGGCTGCTGCGACCGCTCGTCTGGTTGCTGGGGGTCATCACCTCCTCCCTCGCCAGTCTGCTCGGTGGTGAGCTGAAGCATGCTGGCCCCTTTGTGACAGAGGAGGAGCTGCGTCTGCTGGTCTCGGTCGGTGAGCAGGAGGGCGTGCTCGAAGAGGAGGAGAAGGAGATGATCCATAGCATCTTCGAGTTCGCCGATACGCCAGTGCGCGAGGTGATGGTGCCCCGCATCGACATGATTACTCTGGAGGCCGATACGACCGTCGATCAGGCTGTCGATGTGGCTCTGCAGGGCGGCCTCTCTCGTATCCCTGTCTACGAGGGCTCTCTTGATAATATTCTGGGCATTCTCTATACCAAGGATCTGCTGAAGGAGCTGCGCCAGGGTCATCATACGCGCCTGGTGCGCGAGCTGGTGCGCCCGGCCTACTTTGTGCCGGAAACAAAGAAGCTCGACGATCTGCTGCGCGAGATCCGCCAGCGGCGCACCCATATGGCCATCGTGGTCGATGAGTATGGCTCGGTCGCCGGCCTGGTCACGATTGAGGATCTGATGGAGGAGATCGTCGGCGATATTAAGGATGAGTACGACCGCGAGGAGAACCTGTACGAGCGCATGAGCGATACGGAGTATATCGTCGACGCCAAGATGAATATCGACGACTTCAATGAGCTGATGGGAACAAAGCTTGATAACGAGGACTATGAGACGCTTGGCGGCTTCCTCTACGCTCAGCTCGACAAGATCCCGGTGGCCGGTGATACGATTACCTATGGGGATTTGAATCTGACGGTGCTGGCAACCCGCGGACGGCGCATTACGAAGGTGCGAGTGCTGCGCCTGAGCAACACCGACGCTGCGGAGTCGGAGGCGGCCCCTGTCGATCAGCCGAGGCTGCCGGCTCCTTCGTCTTCGACCTCAACGCCCGCGCCGGCTAGCCCCGAGAAGCATCGGGCGCCCGCTCCAGCCCGGCAGGCAATGGCTCAATCCCCCGTTATGCGGGAGGCCACTAACCTCTCCTGA
- a CDS encoding hydroxymethylglutaryl-CoA lyase, whose protein sequence is MKLDLSTLPRQVRVVEVGPRDGLQNEQVRVPTEQKIHFIRLLAAAGYSEIEVTSFVSPRAIPQLSDASAVMAGLHDLPATLRLTALVPNLKGMERALAAGLRSVAVFTAASDSFTRHNINATIAESLAQFRPVLALAQREGVRVRGYISTVFGCPYEGRVDPRRVLAVALELLEMGVAELSLGDTIGVATPNQVVEVLDLLLTEGGIPLERLAVHFHDTRGTALANVLTALQMGVSCVDSSAGGLGGCPYAPGASGNLASEDLLYLLHGMGIETGVSLEQVVRATRFIATILDHPPTSKYYLAATAQAQCSEG, encoded by the coding sequence ATGAAGCTTGATCTCTCTACCCTACCGCGCCAGGTGCGCGTGGTTGAAGTGGGACCGCGCGATGGCCTGCAGAACGAGCAGGTGCGGGTTCCCACAGAGCAGAAAATTCATTTCATTCGTCTGCTTGCCGCAGCAGGCTACTCCGAGATTGAGGTGACTTCTTTTGTCAGTCCGCGGGCTATCCCACAGCTGAGCGATGCCAGCGCGGTCATGGCCGGCCTGCACGACCTGCCAGCAACCCTGCGCCTGACGGCCCTGGTGCCGAATCTCAAGGGCATGGAGCGGGCTTTAGCCGCAGGACTGCGCTCGGTGGCGGTTTTTACAGCGGCCAGCGATAGCTTCACCCGACACAATATCAATGCCACTATTGCCGAAAGCCTGGCCCAGTTCCGGCCTGTTTTGGCCCTGGCTCAACGTGAAGGGGTGCGCGTGCGCGGCTATATCTCGACGGTCTTCGGCTGCCCTTACGAAGGACGGGTTGATCCCCGGCGCGTGCTGGCGGTAGCTCTAGAGCTACTGGAGATGGGTGTCGCTGAGCTGTCGCTGGGCGATACCATTGGTGTGGCCACTCCCAATCAGGTCGTCGAGGTTCTGGATTTGCTGCTGACCGAAGGCGGCATTCCTCTTGAACGGCTGGCCGTGCACTTCCACGATACGCGCGGCACAGCGCTGGCCAATGTGCTGACCGCCCTTCAGATGGGCGTGAGCTGCGTGGATTCTTCCGCTGGGGGCCTGGGTGGCTGTCCGTATGCCCCTGGGGCCAGCGGCAATCTGGCTAGCGAAGATCTCCTCTATTTGCTCCACGGCATGGGCATCGAGACCGGGGTCTCGCTAGAACAGGTGGTCAGAGCTACACGCTTCATCGCCACGATACTCGATCATCCACCGACAAGCAAATATTACCTTGCTGCTACTGCTCAGGCTCAGTGCAGCGAGGGCTAG
- a CDS encoding S41 family peptidase, with protein sequence MSNYYDPRWYENDERRSWRSFSTESVPDSGSSDAQAATSPPPGTPSAPSDQPAPPGCRTVVRRAVTVTALLVLAFIAGWFSHQFFSSGSFPASSQSQKYAQLVQQAWTLVDQKYVDRKAINYQKMAYSAIQAMLDTLGDKGHTRFLTPDQVQAFNQSLSPTLVGIGVYIQQDPTTKQVVISDTVPGAPAEKAGLKPGDVLLSVNGQSVQGKDLDTISSLLRGPEGTAVSVTVRRPGTNQTLTFHLKRARITVPNVIMHYIPEAHVAHIQIVQFADGVSDQLRSSVEQAKKLGAKAIILDLRGNPGGLVEEAINTVSEFQASGTVFLEQDSSGRRTPYQVTGHVVDGKIPLVVLVDNGTASAAEIVSGAFQDNHRAIIIGTRTYGTGTVLEQFPLSDGSELLLGTAEWLTPDGHFIRQNGIQPNVVVSLKAGQSPLTPAAENRNHTTYQQILQSGDSQLIRALQYLQSQP encoded by the coding sequence GTGAGCAACTACTATGACCCGCGCTGGTATGAAAACGATGAGCGGCGCAGTTGGAGGTCGTTTTCAACCGAAAGCGTCCCCGACTCCGGCTCGTCTGATGCGCAAGCCGCTACTTCACCCCCACCTGGCACTCCAAGCGCTCCATCTGATCAACCTGCGCCTCCTGGTTGCCGCACTGTCGTCCGCCGTGCCGTCACTGTGACTGCGCTGCTCGTTCTGGCTTTCATCGCCGGCTGGTTCAGCCACCAGTTTTTCTCTTCTGGCTCCTTCCCCGCCAGTAGCCAGTCGCAAAAGTATGCCCAGTTGGTTCAGCAAGCCTGGACCTTAGTTGACCAGAAGTATGTTGATCGTAAGGCGATCAACTATCAGAAGATGGCCTACAGCGCCATTCAAGCCATGCTCGACACGCTCGGCGACAAGGGCCATACGCGCTTTCTCACGCCGGACCAGGTCCAGGCTTTCAATCAGTCTCTCAGCCCGACCCTGGTTGGCATCGGCGTCTATATCCAGCAAGATCCCACAACGAAACAGGTCGTAATCAGCGACACAGTGCCGGGGGCCCCGGCAGAGAAGGCCGGCCTCAAGCCTGGCGACGTTCTCCTCTCGGTCAATGGCCAGAGCGTGCAAGGCAAGGATCTTGATACAATCAGTTCGCTGTTGCGAGGGCCGGAGGGCACCGCCGTCTCGGTGACCGTACGTCGTCCCGGCACGAATCAGACCCTGACCTTCCATCTGAAGCGGGCCAGGATCACTGTGCCGAATGTGATTATGCACTATATTCCCGAGGCCCATGTCGCTCATATTCAGATCGTTCAGTTCGCCGATGGGGTCAGCGATCAGCTCCGAAGCAGCGTTGAGCAGGCCAAAAAGCTCGGAGCCAAAGCCATTATCCTTGATCTACGCGGCAATCCTGGCGGCCTGGTTGAGGAGGCTATCAATACGGTCAGCGAGTTCCAGGCCAGCGGTACGGTCTTTCTGGAGCAAGATAGCTCGGGGAGGCGCACGCCATATCAGGTGACAGGGCACGTGGTCGATGGGAAGATCCCTCTGGTGGTCCTCGTCGATAACGGAACAGCCAGCGCCGCTGAGATCGTCTCGGGAGCTTTTCAAGACAACCATCGAGCAATAATCATCGGAACACGTACCTACGGCACAGGGACAGTGCTGGAACAATTCCCGCTCTCCGATGGCTCTGAGCTACTACTCGGCACGGCTGAGTGGCTGACGCCCGATGGCCACTTTATTCGCCAGAATGGCATTCAACCCAATGTGGTGGTCTCCCTCAAGGCAGGACAAAGTCCCCTGACACCAGCGGCGGAGAATCGCAACCATACCACCTATCAGCAGATTCTGCAAAGCGGTGATAGCCAGCTGATTCGGGCGCTCCAATATCTCCAGAGCCAGCCCTAG